The Mesorhizobium sp. AR10 genome includes the window TCCCCTCGCTCGTCATGAGGACCGCAATATCGATGGGGGCCTCATGCTCCTGTTCCTCGGCCGTGCCATGTCGGAAGGGGTGAGCGGTCTTGGTCCAATGCTTGAACTGAGTAAGCAGTCGTTCGACCTTATCCCCGGCATCCGTGTATGAAGCGTAGCGAGCCAACAGCTTTGGCTTCAGGTCGTTCTCGATGGACCTCTCATTAAGGTTGTTCACTTTGGGATTTGCGATGACAACCAGATAGGTGCTTTCCGTCGCCTCGAAGACTTCCCGAATGAGGCCCTTGCCGCTTGGGTGATTGGTTTTCAGGTGCGCAAACGCCTTCTGGAGAGCTACCCGCGCCGCAACGAAGCGGGGGTCTTCAAGGCCAGCAATTGTTGTCGATCTATCTTGCTCGAATAGGTCGTCCACCCGGGGATGTATGCCGCCCTCAGGGGCCATTCTGTAGTTAAGGTGTTCCTCATCGAATATCGCTTGGACTTCCTTGACGATCCTCTGCTTCAACCGAGCATCATCTTCAACGCGATACCATATCGTTATGGCACTCAAAACAACACCAACCGCTTCACGCTCCCAGAAGGCTTTATGGTTGCTACCCCAGTCGCCACCCGGATAGTCTACACCCATCCTTAGCTTCGCTAATCCAACAAAATTTGAGCGGTCGGTTTCGTTTGTTGACCTCATGAATAAGCTAAGAAGCCGCCGACGTGCAGTGATGCTGTCATCCAATGGCACGGTGGAACGCTGATAGTTAAGGCGGTAAATCCCACCCGGATCGAGAGCGTCGCCCATTCAATTCTCCTCTACCGGGAAACATCTATCAGACCCGAGGCATGGCCTCCACAGTATGCATAACTCTTCCCCACCCATTCACGATGTTTTGGCACAAATTAACGAGCGACCGATCAGATATAGGGCAGCGCGGGATTACCCCCGTGCCCCCTTCCGTTCCACCACAGGCCAGCCTCAGGGCTTCTGGACGGCACCGCTTTGCCCCGTGGAGGCTGCGCCCAGTCGCATGCAGTGCTGCGGCTGAGGCTTCACCCATGCTGAGGCTGAAGGGGCGCGCGCATCGTCTGTATCAAGCGCAACGTCCATTGACTTGTGATACAAGGCTGGATAGAGGTCGTCCCATACAAGAGGAACGGCCATGAAGCGCTACGTCATCTACACCCGAGTTAGCACCGCAGAGCAGGGCAAGAGCGGCCTTGGGCTCGACGCGCAGCGGCGTGACATCGACATCTTCCTGAACAGCTTCTCGGATGTGCCGTGGGAAATTGTCGGGGAGTTCATCGACGTCATGTCAGGGAAGGTAGACGGCCGGCCTGAGTTGGCGAAGGCCTTGGCGCTGGCGAAGCGGATGGGGGCTGAGGTTCTAGTTTCCAAACTGGACAGATTGAGCCGGGATGTCGAGTTCATCGCGGGGGCCATGAAGCGGGCAGCTATACGAGTTGCGACTATGCCGAACGCCGACCCCTTCCAGCTCCACATATATGCGGCGTTGGCAGAGCAGGAACGGACGTTCATATCAGAGCGGACGAAGGCAGCACTGGCTTCGGCGAAGGCGCGGGGCGTCAAGCTCGGGGGTTACAGGGCGGGGTCGCTGGACGGGCGGATAGCGTCCTTGAAGGCGACTGCGGATGCCGATGCGCGGCGGGTGATGGATGTGGTGAAGCCGCTGAGGGACGCTGGCAAGACGCTGAGGGACATCGCAGCGGCGCTACACGATGCGGGAGTGAAGACGCCCCGAGGCGGTGCTTGGACGGCCATGCAGGTTAAGCGGACTTTGGATCGGGGTGCAGCCGGTTAGGTTGCACAGTAGCACTGCGAAGCCAATAGGGGCCACACTAGCACTACCGAGCCGAATTGGGGGACCAGTAGCACTACGAAGCCGAATAAGGTGAACAGTAGCCCTGAGAAGCCGAATAGGGACAACCGTAGGACTACGAAGCCGGAATGGCCCGAAATCCAATAGGGACACCACCAGCACTACGGAGCAGAAATGGGGCATCGATCCCATAGGGCCTCCACTAGCTCCACGAAGCCGAAACGGCCCGCAATCCCATAGGGTGACCACCAGCACTACGAAGCCGAAATGCCCTCGCGCTCGTCTGCTCCTCTATGTGTTTCGTGGCGACAGCCGCACCAGCCCTTCACCGCACCCCAAGTCGACCCCAACGGCACCGCAAGGCAGCCTGAGGGGATGTTTTGCGGAAGCGACAGCCAACAGGCACCAACCCCAGAAAGGACTCCTTGGAATACACCTCAGAAGCCATCGACAGCACCACAGGTGAAGTCGTCCAGGCACCGATAGGCTCGTGGATCACCATCACAGAGTACGGCGAGACTAAGGGCGTCGGTCGCAATCAGGTCCGTGATGTCCTGTCTCGTATGGGCATTCTTCAGAATGAGACCGAAGACCACACCCCCAAGCATGCCTCATTCGCTGAGAGGAAGCTGACCACTCGTCGACGGCTGACCACCAAGTCAGTCAGGTCAGGTCTGGGGAAACGCATCTTCTCAATCGTCGGCCGTCCGTTCGATGTCATATCGCCCAAAGGGCAGGCATGGATCGACCAGCGATGGGCAGATGCTGTTCGGACGATCAAGACTGACATCACGTCCAGTCCGGTGGCGGTTGCTGCTCAGGTGGCGCTTCGCGAGTTCATGGTCGGTCGCCGACACAAGTTAGACCCTGAGGGACAGGTCAGATGGCTTCTCGACCATTTCCCGAATGTCGCTCAGGCTGACATGAGCAGGATCACGGGAGCGTCCACTCGGATGGTCTCTCACTATGTCGGCAATCGAACTGACCAGATCAGCAAAGCCCTCGGCTCAGGGTCACACTTAAGGGTCACCTCAAGGTGTCGTATGAGCCCGATATAGTCGACCGAACAGGTTGATCAGACACAGGAGCGGACGGAAGTCCCTCCCTCTGATGTCTCAGCCTTCAGGCTACCTTCTGATGAACACCTCAGCTCCGTGGTCTGACACCTTAGAGCGATGGCCAGAAGTGAACCTGAAGGTGGGATGTTAGGGGGGGAGGCTTCCGCCTCTTTCTTCTGGTGGTCTCAGTCAGATGTCTCCAGCTCAGGGTGAACCCTCAGGGTGAACCTTAAGTGTCGTTACAAGGTACCTATTACACATGACGTTACATCGGCTGAAAATGACCCTGCCAGCCTCCCCTTTTCCAAGCGACAACCGAACAACAATCCCGAGAGGAAACTGCATGACATGACCGAAGATGCACGACCGTTCGACAGGGCTGTTTTCCTGCATGAGCGAGAAACCCCACCTGATGTCCATGACGACGACATCAGCGCCCTTGCCATGGCCACAGCCACAGCCAGGCGGCAGGCCAAGTCGGCCCTCAGGGCATCCCAAGGCGACCGGACCAACTGGAAGCAGCACCTCATCAATGCCCCCGGCTACCGCAACGTCCCCGATACCAAGCTCTCATTTCGGACTAAGCAGGCTCGCACCCACTCAATCAAGGCGGCTGCAGATCGACGTGAGAAGCGGCGTGAGCAGGGGGTCACTGTTCACTATGGCCGGTTCGCGTGGAAGCGGCTGGCGCAGGCCAAGCGTGACCAGTTCGACCTAAGCCGCAAGGCGCTGGCTTGGATTGGCCCGAGGTGGGATGCCGACCGGGACTTTGGTCGGTACGATGATGGTGAGCAGCACCTCGATCATCTCTTCCGCTTCGGGACCGCCAAGGCTCACGCCAAGACGCCGTGGCTCCAGCACCACAGGGAAGGCCAGTGAGCCAGTTCCTTCCTGCCCTTGCAGATTGGCCGACCCGAGATCAGGCCCTCGCTATCATCGGAGCGCTGGGCAGCATGGAAGAGGGGCAGCCATCCGAGCTTGACCGCCTGTCCGGCATCCCTGACGCCCTAATCGTCGCTGGGCGATGCTACGCCGTCTACGGCTACCGCGAGCTTGAAGGCGGGAACGTGATGCGGCGAATGGCCGAGCTATATATGCGGCCCCGCACGGCCACCCTAAGCCCTGCCGAAACGCTTCCAGCCGTGGAGGACATCCCAGCACTACCAATCCACAGCTACGGGCTCCAGCCGCGCCGCTGAGGCCCCTCAGCACCATCACCAAGACCGACACGACAGAACCTTGCAGCAGTCCGCTGCGGGGACCATCACCATTGAAGGAACTAACCATGTCTAACGATAGATACAGCGACGACCAGATGAGCGGCAGAGACAGCGATAAGCAGATGTCAGCCACCGAGCAGGCATTCGCCAACATGACCCCAGAGCAGCGGAGTGAGTTCGTCGAGCGGGCTCAACACGCCTCAGCCAAGGCCGCTCACGATGAGAAGGCGGCGAAGTTGCGGGCACAGGTCGCAGCGGCAACTGAGGTCTCCCTTGCGGGTAATGCTTGGTATCAGCAGCAGCAGCGCGGAACCCTCAGCCAGCGGGTCTCGATCAGCAACGGGGTGACCAAGGTGGAGCAGTTGAACGCACCGGCCCCTGAGAGTGACAGCAGTGCATTTGCAGTGCCGCCTAGGGCTCTTGTCGACACCATCCCGGTGACGGTTGGTGGCATCCAGCTAGGCCCCAAACAGGCCCGTGAGATGTACGAGCGCGGCGAGATTAGCGCCAACGACTACGGTGCAGGACTTGACGAAGCCCTGAGACCATACGGCTACCGTTTTCGGTAACCCAGTCCGACCTTGAACAGCCTTCGGAGGGAGAAATCCCTTCGGAGGTGTCGGATTGGGGTGATGACGAAATTGACCTCGATAACCTGAACCCGGAAGACTACGAGATCAAAGACCAAGACACCATCGCGGACCCCGAAGCCGCTGACCTCGAAGCCCTTGACGCCGAGCTGAAGGCCATGGACGTGGAGGAGCTTCAATCAAAGACCAACGAAACCCTCGATAACCTTCGGGAGACCCACACCGAGGACCAGCAGAAGTTCCTTGCAGATGCTTTCGTCGACCTTGGAGAAATCCCTGTCGGGGAGGAGTTCGGGATCACTGAGGCGCAGGCTATGGTTGTCGAGGCTGGCTTCATTGCAACGCTCAATCGAGATGTGTTCAGCCAATACGGGATCGACCATGCCACATGGATGGATCACGTTGACGAGCAGGACCTCCCGACGTTCCGCAAGGCTGCGTTGAAGGGTGATTTCTCGATCTTCCACCAGCACTGCGTCGAGGTGTCTAAGATGCGTCTCGACCTAGGCATATAGCAGCACCACCATTCCCGAAGGGGGTCAGGTCGCCATCCCGGTGAACCATTGCCCCAAGCTCAAAGCCCCCTTCGGGCCTCTTCCCCTAACACCCTGCGCACAGCGGCGCTTTTGTCTGGAGGCACATTGTGCACCCGGATTGCTTCACCGCGTTCAGCGCAGCCCCGGCGACCCCGGAAACCATCAACAGGAAGGCAATTCAGACAGTGAGCAGAAGCAGAACCCCGCGAGCCCTTAACCCGGCCTGCGAGGAAGCAGACAACTATTCCCGCGTTGTCCTCAGATGGGACTTCAGCGAGGCCAAGGCGACCCGGATCATCGAGTGCCGAAACCAAATCCAGTGGGTCATTCAGTACAGATCGGGGACACGCAGCGGCCAGCCCTCATGGCGACCTCAGTCCTATTGTCGGACCCGTCAGGGCCTTGAACGGCTGCTGCCGGGGATGGCTGAGGAGATCGCCGCAGCGTTGCCTGTCAGGTTCGTTGAGCCCGCCCCGTAGAGGCTGCGCTGAGTGGCGCTGAGGTTTCCCCGAGACTATCTGAGGGGGCGACCTTAGCGGCTCTGGCGTGGTCCCCTTCCGCTGTTGTGATCGTCCCTTTCGAGGGATGAATATTAGTGGTTTGTCATGTGATGTCAGCCGCCGTATGCCTCGTTCGCCAATCACGGCACGAGAGCCTAACAATGAACATGAAGATTGATTTCTCCAGCCTCGAAGCTGACGTGGCCGCTTGGCTCAAGCGACACCTTGAGGATGTCCGCGAAGCCTTCGGGGAAGGTCAGGCTTACGCGGCGGCGGTTGATTTAGAGGATGACCCTTGGACAGTTCTGCAGTGGTACGTTGAGGATGTGAAGGGTGCGGCGCAGGCGGCATAGCAGAAACGTGGGCCAAATGCGTGGGCCAAACAAAAGAGCCCCTTTCGGCTATCCAGTTGATTTCATTGGGAGATATGCCTTCTAAATTCCGCTGGTGGAGCTGAGGAGGATCGAACTCCTGACCTCGTCATTGCGAACGACGCGCTCTCCCAGCTGAGCTACAGCCCCGTCCAGCGGATGGCGCATTTATCGGGCGCGGCGGTTTGCTGTCAAGGCGGCGTCTTGCCGAAATGGCGCGTGGCTCCGCTCTCGATTTGACATGCGGCAACGGGCTGCCCTTGCCGGTTTGGCACGCAATGGCTACATGTCGCGAAATTAAAGGAGCTTTGAATGAACGCGCTTATCGATACGCTGATCTACGCGCTCAGCCTTTACTGGTGGATCATCATCGCTTCGGCGATCTTTTCCTGGCTTTATGCGTTCAACGTCGTCAACGCGCGCAACCAGTTCGTCAGCAATATCGGCAATGTGCTGTACCGGCTGACCGAACCGGTGTTCCGGCCGATCCGGCGCTTCATGCCGGATCTCGGCGGCATCGACATCTCGCCGATCATCGTGCTGCTGATCATCTTCTTCCTGCAGCGGTTCCTCGACAGCACCGTCAGAAATGTTCTCACCGGCTTTTGAACGGTGGCTTCGGCCGCTTTCTTCAGAATGCGACCGGACGGTCTCGACCTGTTCGTCCGGCTGACGCCGAAAGCGGCGATGGACAGGCTGGAAGGCATGGAGACTTCAGCGGACGGGCGAAGCCATCTGAAGGCGCGCGTGCGCGCCGTGCCGGAAAACGGCGCCGCCAATCAGGCACTTGAAAAGCTGGTCGCCAAGACATTGGGTGTGCCGGCATCGACTGTGTCAGTCATCGCCGGTGGCACCGCCCGGCTGAAGACATTGCGTATATCAGGCGATCCGGCGGCGCTGGCGAAGGGCGTCGAGGCGCTAGGCCGTTAGCGCCTGGATTGTCTACGGTGTCCCCCTCATCCGGCCGCTGCGCGGCCACCTTCTCCCCGCTGGGGAGAAGAGTTTGGCGCCGGCGCCGGCGTTCTCCTCTCCTCTCGGGGAGAGGTCGGATTGCCCCGAATTGCGATTGCAATTCGGTTGACAATCCGGGTGAGGGGGTCTTTGGCGCACACGACCAATTCGACCCTCAATCACCCAGCGGCAAGCGGGGATCGTCGACCTTCAGCGTGTTCACGCTCTGCTTGATACGGCGCAGGTTTTCCAGAACCTTGGTTCCGCGCGCTTCGGCAACCGAGGTGGCGATCATGTCGACGATCGCCATCAGGGCGTAGCGCGACGATGTCGGCTTGTAGATGTTGCCATCCTCGAGCGGCTGGAAATGAATCACCGTATCGGCGGCCTTGGACAGGGCGGAGTCCGGAGCGGTGATGGCCACGGTGGTGGCGCCATATTGCTGGGCGACCTGCACGGCTTCGATGACCGAACGTGCATAGCCGGA containing:
- a CDS encoding recombinase family protein, translating into MKRYVIYTRVSTAEQGKSGLGLDAQRRDIDIFLNSFSDVPWEIVGEFIDVMSGKVDGRPELAKALALAKRMGAEVLVSKLDRLSRDVEFIAGAMKRAAIRVATMPNADPFQLHIYAALAEQERTFISERTKAALASAKARGVKLGGYRAGSLDGRIASLKATADADARRVMDVVKPLRDAGKTLRDIAAALHDAGVKTPRGGAWTAMQVKRTLDRGAAG
- a CDS encoding YggT family protein; translated protein: MNALIDTLIYALSLYWWIIIASAIFSWLYAFNVVNARNQFVSNIGNVLYRLTEPVFRPIRRFMPDLGGIDISPIIVLLIIFFLQRFLDSTVRNVLTGF
- a CDS encoding DUF167 family protein; translated protein: MRPDGLDLFVRLTPKAAMDRLEGMETSADGRSHLKARVRAVPENGAANQALEKLVAKTLGVPASTVSVIAGGTARLKTLRISGDPAALAKGVEALGR